A part of Terriglobus roseus genomic DNA contains:
- a CDS encoding glycosyltransferase family 4 protein, producing the protein MTNMPPIEIFIAEVEAFGGAERADLALSRWLYDHGIANRILTYRDSVGLAKYASHPVDVITLNPAGGFRSKLAVLKQHFAGVSAQPRLIVSGYQPALHATLVGARGFHCLMHDTPALFSDAAHRSLKAKLRIKLQNFLTARGLRSGGTTIVTSEFLRSECRKDFGIEAQIARMGGLPSADGFHERAYSGTLNLLSVSRIENNKRVDWMLQSLAALEHETTPLSSRFDWQLRLAGKGSQIDALRSMAESLGIAQRVHFLGFVSDGELKQLIQESHLFLMPALQGFGIPAVEALQSGMPVLLHRESGVSDILLDTPWATVFEGGAKAMAPALLQAMTQAAEGHHLGHPLPPINTEEEWAERVAKLCHWV; encoded by the coding sequence ATGACCAACATGCCGCCTATTGAGATTTTCATCGCAGAGGTGGAGGCTTTCGGCGGCGCGGAGCGCGCCGACCTTGCACTCTCACGCTGGCTTTATGACCATGGCATCGCGAATCGGATCCTTACATATCGAGATTCCGTTGGTCTCGCAAAATACGCATCGCACCCCGTCGATGTGATTACTCTAAATCCAGCCGGTGGGTTTCGCAGCAAACTAGCAGTGCTGAAGCAGCACTTTGCAGGCGTTTCAGCACAACCGCGACTCATCGTCTCCGGGTATCAGCCTGCGCTTCATGCCACCCTGGTTGGAGCGCGTGGCTTTCATTGCCTCATGCATGATACTCCAGCTCTTTTCAGTGATGCAGCCCATCGCTCACTGAAAGCGAAACTGCGCATCAAGCTGCAAAACTTCCTGACGGCTCGCGGTCTACGTTCAGGAGGCACCACCATTGTCACGAGTGAATTTCTCCGGTCTGAATGCCGCAAAGATTTTGGCATCGAAGCACAAATCGCACGCATGGGTGGCCTACCCTCTGCGGATGGCTTTCATGAACGCGCTTACTCCGGAACGCTAAATCTTCTTTCCGTTTCACGCATTGAAAACAACAAACGCGTCGACTGGATGCTGCAATCGCTCGCAGCCCTGGAGCATGAGACAACTCCTCTATCATCGCGCTTCGACTGGCAACTGCGGCTAGCAGGAAAAGGCTCGCAGATTGACGCACTGCGAAGCATGGCAGAGTCCCTCGGCATCGCACAACGTGTCCATTTTCTCGGTTTTGTTTCCGACGGCGAACTCAAGCAGCTGATACAAGAGTCGCATCTGTTTCTCATGCCAGCCTTACAGGGCTTTGGCATTCCTGCAGTGGAGGCGCTGCAATCCGGTATGCCTGTACTGCTTCATCGTGAAAGCGGCGTAAGCGATATTCTGCTGGATACTCCGTGGGCGACTGTCTTTGAGGGTGGCGCGAAGGCCATGGCTCCAGCACTACTGCAGGCGATGACGCAAGCAGCGGAAGGGCACCATCTTGGTCATCCTCTTCCTCCGATCAATACTGAAGAGGAATGGGCTGAACGCGTAGCAAAACTTTGCCACTGGGTCTGA
- a CDS encoding UdgX family uracil-DNA binding protein (This protein belongs to the uracil DNA glycosylase superfamily, members of which act in excision repair of DNA. However, it belongs more specifically to UdgX branch, whose founding member was found to bind uracil in DNA (where it does not belong), without cleaving it, appears to promote DNA repair by a pathway involving RecA, rather than base excision.) codes for MNAVDVMRVRVVPDFAQWRALARAVVSKKIPPELIDFYDPAFATTQKLFSENDDYSTELIQDVPDSKPHVPKRFLETAIIAACHRDPQRWNLLYRLLWRLQTERELMKVQVDADVNALLRLEQQVRRDEHKMHAFVRFRRVEDPDGVERFIAWYEPQHHILKLAAPFFAERFAVMRWTILTPDGSAFWDPPTKQLEYGPPVPREQAPSGDELEELWKSYYASIFNPARLNPVAMRGHMPMHYWGNLPEIELLPQLMSTAVKRVEGMVSAQAGKPSAAPFVPAKHTLTVIREALPTCKGCDLYQHAIQVVPGRGANHAPLMLVGEQPGDQEDLQGLPFVGPAGNVLRKALAEVGIADGDIFMTNAVKHFKFVQRGKLRLHQNPRMSEITACKPWLLAELDAVKPKLVLCLGASAAKSLLGGTFGLMRDRGKVLSTPFAEHVMATIHPSAVLRAPNDEMRHTLYEHLRNDLLAAYQFAMKAA; via the coding sequence ATGAACGCCGTTGATGTGATGCGCGTGCGTGTCGTTCCAGACTTTGCGCAATGGCGAGCACTTGCTCGTGCTGTCGTCAGCAAAAAGATTCCGCCTGAGTTAATCGACTTCTATGACCCGGCATTTGCGACGACACAGAAGTTGTTTTCAGAAAATGACGATTACTCAACAGAACTGATACAGGATGTGCCCGATTCAAAACCGCATGTTCCCAAACGTTTCCTGGAAACGGCAATCATCGCAGCATGTCATCGCGACCCACAACGATGGAACTTGCTGTACAGGCTTTTGTGGCGATTGCAGACAGAACGCGAATTGATGAAAGTGCAGGTGGATGCTGACGTGAACGCCCTACTGCGGTTGGAGCAGCAGGTGCGACGCGACGAGCACAAAATGCATGCCTTTGTACGATTCCGTCGGGTGGAGGATCCGGATGGCGTGGAACGGTTCATTGCCTGGTACGAACCGCAGCACCACATTCTGAAGCTGGCAGCACCATTTTTCGCGGAACGTTTTGCGGTGATGCGTTGGACCATTCTTACGCCGGATGGCTCGGCATTTTGGGATCCCCCCACAAAGCAACTGGAGTATGGGCCACCGGTCCCGCGTGAACAGGCTCCGTCAGGCGATGAATTAGAGGAGTTATGGAAGAGCTACTATGCGAGCATCTTCAACCCGGCCCGACTCAATCCAGTCGCTATGCGTGGTCACATGCCGATGCATTACTGGGGCAACCTGCCGGAGATCGAATTACTCCCACAGTTGATGTCAACCGCAGTGAAACGCGTTGAGGGCATGGTTTCCGCACAGGCCGGAAAGCCGAGTGCGGCTCCGTTCGTCCCGGCGAAACACACCTTGACTGTGATTCGCGAAGCGCTGCCCACATGCAAAGGTTGTGATCTTTACCAACACGCAATCCAGGTCGTGCCAGGCAGAGGTGCTAACCATGCGCCGCTCATGCTGGTGGGTGAGCAGCCCGGAGATCAAGAAGATCTGCAAGGTCTTCCCTTCGTCGGGCCAGCAGGAAACGTATTGAGAAAGGCTCTAGCGGAAGTTGGAATTGCCGACGGCGATATTTTCATGACAAATGCTGTGAAGCATTTCAAGTTTGTGCAGAGAGGAAAACTGCGTTTGCACCAGAACCCCAGGATGAGTGAGATCACTGCGTGCAAACCGTGGCTGTTAGCCGAACTCGACGCCGTCAAACCGAAGCTGGTTTTGTGTCTGGGGGCTTCTGCCGCAAAGTCCCTTCTTGGAGGAACGTTTGGACTGATGCGAGACCGAGGCAAGGTGCTTTCAACCCCCTTCGCAGAACATGTCATGGCGACAATTCACCCTTCGGCTGTTTTGCGGGCACCGAACGATGAGATGCGCCATACGTTGTACGAACACTTGCGAAATGACCTGCTGGCCGCGTACCAGTTTGCGATGAAGGCCGCGTAA
- a CDS encoding Tex family protein has product MAEVQPLAPEILLHIAQELNIPLTGVRAVMGLLDEGSTVPFIARYRKEATGNLDEVQIRDLAEKITYFREFVSRRETVLSSITEQGKMTDELKAKIMGTLDRSELEDLYLPYKPKRRTKATIAREKGLEPLADYLWAQKPGELDLIALATSLIDPEKEVATIDDALEGARHIIAERISEDAEVRRSTRHVMFEEGLIVSRKIFDAKDEQEKFKMYYEYREPVKTIPSHRMLAVRRGEAENVLYWLIETEEERMLALIRSRVLKNDGDWTSQLRLAIEDCWKRLLNSSIQGELRLELKRRSDTEAIDVFRENLQHVLMASPAGPIRVLGIDPGLRTGCKIAVVDETGKFLAHDVIYPHTGREKEASQKLAVMVASQNIRAIAIGNGTASRETDAFVRDFLAEHKLGGIFKVTVSESGASVYSASDVARQEFPDLDLTVRGAISIARRLQDPLSELVKVDPKSIGVGQYQHDVDQRQLNQSLEAVIESCVNRVGVDLNTASWTLLRYVAGISERIALNIVQFRDTNGRFQSRKQLHEVSGIGPKTFEQAAGFLRIRDGEQPLDSTAVHPESYALVEQIASSLNTSIDDLIRKPQLLTGVKTDAFGAGTYTLNDILEELKKPGRDPRDSFVAPTFNEAVREIQDVEPGMVMEGVVTNVTKFGAFIDIGVHQDGLVHISEISHKYIKDPSEALKAGQLVKAKVLSADAKTKRISLSIKALEPAPGGKAPQRGGGRPQTQQRSAPEPTSMADKLAALNTKWRSNAPTGR; this is encoded by the coding sequence ATGGCTGAAGTGCAACCCCTCGCTCCCGAAATCCTCCTCCACATTGCCCAAGAACTAAATATCCCGCTCACTGGCGTACGCGCCGTGATGGGACTCCTGGATGAAGGCTCAACTGTTCCCTTCATCGCGCGCTATCGTAAGGAAGCCACCGGCAACCTGGACGAAGTGCAGATTCGCGATCTTGCCGAGAAGATCACTTACTTCCGCGAGTTCGTCTCGCGGCGTGAGACCGTCTTGTCTTCCATTACGGAACAGGGCAAGATGACGGACGAGTTGAAGGCAAAGATCATGGGCACGCTGGACCGCAGCGAACTTGAGGATCTGTATCTGCCGTACAAGCCAAAGCGCCGCACCAAGGCCACGATTGCACGCGAAAAAGGTCTGGAACCGTTGGCTGACTATCTGTGGGCGCAGAAGCCTGGCGAACTTGATCTGATCGCACTCGCCACTTCACTCATCGACCCTGAAAAGGAAGTCGCGACAATCGACGACGCACTGGAAGGCGCGCGCCACATTATTGCCGAACGCATCAGCGAAGATGCTGAGGTGCGTCGCTCCACGCGTCATGTGATGTTTGAAGAAGGCCTAATCGTCAGCCGCAAGATTTTCGATGCAAAAGACGAGCAGGAAAAGTTCAAGATGTACTACGAGTATCGCGAGCCGGTGAAGACCATCCCGTCGCATCGCATGCTGGCAGTGCGTCGTGGTGAAGCAGAAAACGTTCTGTACTGGCTCATCGAGACAGAGGAAGAACGCATGCTGGCGCTGATTCGTTCGCGCGTTCTTAAGAACGATGGTGATTGGACATCGCAACTCCGCCTCGCCATTGAAGACTGCTGGAAGCGCCTTCTCAACTCGTCGATTCAAGGTGAGTTGCGTTTGGAATTGAAGCGTCGCTCGGATACAGAAGCGATTGATGTGTTCCGCGAGAATCTGCAGCATGTGCTGATGGCTTCGCCCGCCGGGCCGATTCGCGTACTCGGAATCGATCCAGGCCTGCGCACTGGATGCAAGATTGCTGTCGTTGATGAAACAGGCAAGTTCCTGGCGCATGACGTGATCTATCCGCACACAGGCCGTGAGAAAGAGGCATCGCAGAAGCTGGCTGTCATGGTGGCTTCGCAGAACATTCGAGCCATTGCGATTGGAAACGGCACAGCATCGCGTGAGACGGACGCCTTCGTTCGTGACTTCCTTGCTGAACACAAGCTCGGTGGCATCTTCAAGGTCACGGTATCCGAGTCGGGCGCCAGCGTGTATTCCGCTTCAGACGTTGCGCGTCAGGAGTTCCCTGATCTTGATCTGACCGTGCGCGGCGCTATCTCCATTGCACGTCGTCTGCAGGATCCGCTTTCTGAACTGGTGAAGGTCGATCCTAAGTCCATTGGCGTTGGTCAGTATCAACATGACGTGGATCAACGCCAGTTGAACCAGTCACTGGAAGCAGTGATCGAAAGCTGCGTGAATCGTGTTGGCGTTGACTTGAATACGGCATCGTGGACGTTGCTGCGTTACGTCGCCGGAATCAGCGAACGTATCGCGCTGAACATCGTCCAGTTCCGCGATACCAATGGCCGCTTCCAATCCCGCAAGCAATTACATGAGGTATCGGGTATTGGCCCCAAAACGTTTGAGCAGGCCGCCGGCTTCTTGCGTATCCGCGATGGAGAGCAACCGCTGGACTCCACTGCGGTGCATCCCGAATCGTATGCGTTGGTGGAACAGATTGCGTCTTCTCTGAACACCTCGATCGATGACTTGATCCGTAAGCCTCAACTGCTGACGGGCGTGAAGACAGACGCGTTCGGTGCAGGCACTTACACGCTGAACGACATTCTCGAAGAGTTGAAGAAGCCCGGCCGTGATCCTCGCGATTCGTTCGTCGCCCCTACTTTCAACGAAGCAGTGCGAGAGATTCAGGATGTCGAACCCGGCATGGTGATGGAAGGCGTGGTCACCAACGTGACGAAGTTTGGTGCTTTCATCGACATTGGCGTACACCAGGATGGACTTGTTCACATCTCGGAGATTTCGCACAAGTACATCAAAGACCCGAGCGAAGCGTTGAAGGCTGGACAACTGGTAAAGGCTAAGGTTCTTAGTGCCGACGCCAAGACGAAGCGCATCTCGCTTTCAATCAAGGCGCTCGAACCTGCTCCGGGTGGAAAAGCCCCGCAGCGCGGTGGTGGACGCCCTCAGACCCAGCAGCGATCAGCGCCAGAACCCACGTCGATGGCAGACAAGTTGGCCGCCTTGAATACAAAGTGGCGCAGCAATGCTCCGACGGGACGTTAA
- a CDS encoding SpoIIE family protein phosphatase — MAAQEDKGKREGKPLRVVTRSRASDASEVRLQAVDEAETLSNEFEGDYRPSPGAQADDTIRVDIPNHDMVIDPVSPNHPENRIRVHSEHVDFLQRLADALNNTLDLQTLMLRVAELVRAVVDYRIFAILLINDRTQELWMRFQVGHTPEVERMRLKMGQGIVGQAAATRASVLVDDVTHSPHYISANPAVKSELAIPLIIKNRVIGVIDLESEQPGAFTQDQRRLLELVASRMAVAVENARLYTRLSRQAQTLTVLAEISRELTAILDLDTLLERIGTLLKRVVDFQMFTILLWSESRQQFMHRFSTRFGERVQRDRNAEMGKGIFGIAAAQRHPILVPDVRKDPRYLGDSTPSGERGSGEVRSMIAVPLIYKEKVTGVIALEHTRVNYYNEDHQRTLTTLAGQIAIAITNARLYERIFEEEQRMERDLQMAREVQMRLLPPPPQPLPHAQFAATFLPARSIGGDVYDFIDYGNGRVAIAVGDVSGKAAPAALYAALVSGILRSVATQHLSPAAMLAELNNQLQERKLDSQYVTMLFAVWNDDERTLSLANAGSVQPMLVSSDGEQMSTRLIEAEGFPLGLFPNAEYEEFTISTRPGDLLVFFSDGIVDAENRSGEMFGNDRLIDVLNNLRESDADTAVKAVLESVSKFQDGHEHFDDETLLVLQVR; from the coding sequence ATGGCCGCACAGGAAGACAAGGGAAAGCGCGAAGGCAAACCGCTGCGTGTGGTAACGCGGTCGCGCGCCTCTGACGCTTCTGAGGTGCGGCTGCAAGCCGTGGATGAAGCAGAGACTCTTTCGAACGAGTTTGAGGGCGATTATCGCCCCAGTCCTGGCGCGCAGGCAGACGATACGATCCGCGTCGACATCCCGAATCATGACATGGTGATTGACCCGGTTTCACCAAACCATCCGGAAAATCGGATTCGTGTGCATTCCGAGCATGTGGACTTTCTTCAGCGTCTGGCCGATGCGCTAAACAATACGCTGGATCTGCAGACGCTAATGCTTCGCGTGGCAGAACTGGTGCGGGCCGTGGTGGACTACCGCATCTTTGCCATCCTACTGATTAACGACCGCACGCAGGAATTATGGATGCGCTTTCAAGTCGGTCACACGCCTGAAGTGGAGCGCATGCGTCTGAAGATGGGCCAAGGCATTGTGGGCCAGGCTGCAGCGACACGAGCATCTGTCCTGGTGGATGACGTTACCCATTCACCGCACTATATCTCTGCCAATCCTGCCGTAAAGAGCGAACTTGCCATTCCCCTGATCATTAAGAATCGAGTCATTGGCGTGATTGATCTTGAAAGCGAACAACCAGGGGCATTCACGCAGGATCAGCGACGTTTATTGGAGCTTGTCGCTTCTCGTATGGCTGTGGCTGTTGAGAATGCCCGTCTGTATACGCGCCTTTCCCGGCAAGCGCAGACATTGACCGTGTTGGCTGAAATCAGTCGTGAGCTCACAGCGATCCTTGATCTTGATACGCTGCTGGAACGCATTGGCACTCTGCTGAAGCGGGTGGTGGACTTTCAGATGTTCACTATTTTGTTGTGGAGTGAAAGCCGACAGCAGTTTATGCATCGCTTCTCAACGCGTTTTGGTGAACGCGTCCAACGTGACCGCAACGCAGAGATGGGTAAAGGCATCTTTGGCATCGCAGCAGCCCAGCGCCATCCAATACTGGTTCCGGATGTACGTAAAGATCCGCGCTATCTGGGCGACAGCACTCCCAGCGGCGAACGAGGTTCCGGTGAAGTGCGTTCCATGATTGCGGTACCGCTGATTTACAAAGAGAAGGTCACGGGCGTTATCGCGCTGGAGCACACCCGTGTCAACTACTACAACGAAGATCATCAACGCACGCTGACCACTCTGGCTGGTCAGATCGCCATTGCCATTACGAATGCGCGGTTGTACGAACGCATCTTCGAAGAAGAACAACGCATGGAACGCGACCTGCAAATGGCGCGTGAGGTGCAGATGCGCCTACTGCCTCCGCCTCCTCAGCCACTGCCACATGCGCAGTTTGCGGCAACGTTTCTCCCGGCACGTTCCATCGGTGGCGATGTTTATGACTTCATCGACTATGGCAATGGCCGCGTAGCAATTGCTGTGGGCGACGTTAGCGGAAAGGCCGCACCTGCTGCGCTCTATGCGGCGTTGGTGAGCGGTATTCTTCGTTCTGTCGCCACGCAACATCTTTCTCCTGCAGCCATGCTAGCGGAACTAAACAATCAGTTGCAGGAGCGCAAGCTTGACTCGCAGTACGTCACCATGCTCTTTGCCGTGTGGAACGACGACGAACGAACACTCAGTCTTGCGAATGCGGGATCTGTGCAACCCATGTTGGTCTCGTCCGATGGCGAACAGATGAGTACGCGCTTGATTGAAGCGGAAGGTTTCCCGCTGGGTCTCTTTCCCAACGCTGAATATGAAGAGTTCACCATCAGCACCAGACCCGGTGACCTGCTTGTCTTCTTCTCCGATGGCATTGTCGACGCGGAAAATCGTAGCGGTGAGATGTTTGGCAATGATCGCCTGATTGACGTCCTGAACAATCTGCGAGAATCAGATGCAGATACCGCAGTCAAGGCGGTATTGGAAAGCGTCTCCAAATTTCAGGACGGACACGAACATTTTGACGACGAAACCCTGCTGGTACTGCAGGTTCGCTGA
- the aroA gene encoding 3-phosphoshikimate 1-carboxyvinyltransferase: protein MSHNGTTEVVRPARTVRGSVRLPGDKSISHRYAMLAGLANGTSRFANFSTGADPHSSLSCMEALGATVVKRPDGVIEVTGVGGTFQKPTCDLDCGNSGSTMRMLAGLVAGHKGTYRFVGDASLTKRPMQRIKGPLEQMGAQVELTEGHAPMTVHGGTLTAIEFSAPIASAQVKTAVLFAGLGAEGTTTLQEAVRTRDHSEHALRAFGVELERGKDSISIRGGQQLQAIEATVPGDLSSAAFFLCATILFPDAQLVLDDVGMNPSRSTLLDVLASMGLQVKVLNLEEKHGEMIGTIQVNGAAELKGAEIVGDLPALIIDELPVLAAIGPYTSTGVTIRNAKELRVKESDRIALVVQNLRAMGAEVEEFEDGLYVPGNQKLRGGIVDSADDHRIAMAFAICALRAEGETTIHGAEAAAISFPEFFPLLNQISER from the coding sequence ATGTCACACAACGGAACCACGGAAGTTGTGCGTCCAGCACGCACCGTCCGCGGCAGTGTTCGACTGCCCGGCGACAAGAGCATCTCGCACCGCTATGCCATGTTGGCGGGATTGGCCAATGGCACGTCGCGCTTCGCAAACTTTTCCACCGGCGCCGATCCGCACAGCTCGCTGAGCTGCATGGAAGCGTTGGGGGCGACCGTTGTAAAACGTCCGGACGGCGTCATTGAAGTTACCGGCGTGGGTGGCACATTCCAGAAGCCCACATGCGACCTGGATTGCGGCAACTCTGGTTCCACCATGCGCATGCTTGCTGGCCTAGTCGCCGGCCACAAAGGTACGTATCGGTTCGTTGGTGATGCTTCCCTAACCAAGCGCCCTATGCAGCGCATCAAGGGACCGCTGGAGCAAATGGGTGCGCAGGTGGAATTGACTGAGGGCCATGCCCCAATGACGGTTCACGGTGGGACACTAACTGCGATCGAATTCAGCGCACCGATTGCCAGCGCGCAAGTAAAGACTGCCGTTTTGTTTGCAGGTCTTGGAGCAGAAGGCACCACAACGCTGCAGGAGGCTGTTCGTACACGAGATCATTCCGAACATGCACTTCGTGCCTTCGGTGTAGAACTGGAGCGCGGTAAGGATTCCATCTCCATTCGTGGTGGACAGCAGCTTCAAGCAATTGAAGCAACCGTTCCGGGCGATCTCTCTTCTGCAGCTTTCTTCCTGTGTGCGACCATCCTCTTCCCTGATGCGCAGCTTGTGCTCGACGATGTGGGTATGAATCCCTCACGCTCCACGCTGCTGGACGTACTCGCATCCATGGGCCTGCAAGTGAAGGTCTTGAACCTGGAAGAAAAGCATGGCGAGATGATCGGCACAATTCAGGTGAACGGTGCTGCGGAACTCAAAGGCGCCGAGATCGTGGGCGATCTCCCGGCCCTCATCATCGATGAACTTCCTGTTCTTGCTGCAATCGGGCCATATACAAGCACCGGTGTGACCATCCGCAACGCAAAAGAACTTCGCGTGAAGGAATCCGACCGCATCGCTCTTGTCGTACAGAATCTGCGTGCCATGGGCGCGGAAGTGGAAGAGTTCGAAGACGGTCTGTACGTTCCTGGTAATCAGAAACTTCGCGGTGGCATTGTCGATTCTGCCGACGATCATCGTATTGCGATGGCGTTTGCTATCTGCGCACTGCGCGCAGAGGGGGAGACCACCATTCATGGCGCAGAGGCCGCTGCCATCTCGTTCCCGGAGTTCTTCCCTCTGCTTAACCAAATCTCGGAGCGATAG
- a CDS encoding putative DNA modification/repair radical SAM protein: MGPLTVQQKLEILADAAKYDASCASSGAKRSGNSKGVGHSDGTGICHSYTPDGRCISLLKLLLTNYCTYDCVFCVNRVSSDIRRARFTPDEVVRLTLDFYKRNYIEGLFLSSGIIQSPDYTMEQFVTVAKTLRTVHYFGGYIHIKAIPGCDRRLIDEAGLYADRLSANIELPTQQDLVQLAPEKKSDVIETTMTQIRLGKEQADDNRRHFAHAPAFAPAGQSTQMVIGATPSTDREIIARSNRLYTDHKLRRVYYTGFSPYPEADTRLPLKASPMLREHRLYQADWLMRHYGFAAEEITTEDAPDLDLASDPKLGWAKRHPEFFPVDVNSAPREVLLRIPGLGYRNVDRVLSIRRYHRLTSDDLRKLHVRWKDAEQYVVAEDHLPLEVSVSETGDTLTPLAQNAPSSARQMTLFEDVARSAMWGSL, translated from the coding sequence ATGGGCCCCCTCACCGTGCAACAGAAGCTCGAGATTCTTGCTGATGCGGCCAAATACGACGCGTCCTGCGCGTCGTCTGGCGCCAAGCGGAGTGGCAACAGCAAGGGTGTAGGCCACAGCGACGGTACCGGCATCTGCCATAGCTATACGCCGGATGGCCGCTGCATATCTTTGCTGAAATTGTTGTTGACGAACTACTGCACATACGACTGCGTTTTTTGCGTCAATCGTGTCAGTAGCGACATTCGGCGTGCGAGGTTTACGCCTGACGAAGTGGTCCGGCTCACATTGGATTTCTACAAGCGCAACTACATCGAAGGGCTGTTTCTTTCGAGCGGAATCATCCAGTCGCCGGATTACACAATGGAACAGTTTGTGACCGTGGCGAAGACGCTGCGAACCGTGCATTACTTCGGCGGATACATCCATATCAAGGCAATTCCTGGTTGCGATCGAAGACTGATTGACGAGGCAGGTTTGTATGCCGACCGGCTGTCCGCAAATATCGAACTGCCAACGCAGCAGGACCTGGTGCAGCTTGCCCCGGAGAAGAAATCAGACGTCATTGAAACGACCATGACGCAGATTCGTTTGGGTAAAGAGCAAGCGGATGACAACCGCAGGCACTTTGCCCATGCTCCGGCGTTTGCACCCGCTGGTCAAAGCACGCAAATGGTCATTGGAGCCACGCCTTCAACCGATCGCGAAATCATTGCGCGCTCTAACCGGCTGTATACCGACCACAAGCTGCGACGGGTGTACTACACAGGCTTTTCGCCGTATCCGGAAGCGGATACACGGCTGCCATTGAAGGCTTCACCCATGCTGCGTGAGCATCGGCTCTATCAGGCAGATTGGTTGATGCGGCACTATGGCTTCGCCGCAGAGGAGATTACGACAGAAGATGCCCCTGATCTTGATCTTGCATCGGACCCGAAGCTGGGATGGGCAAAACGGCATCCTGAATTCTTTCCTGTCGATGTGAACTCCGCCCCGCGAGAGGTGCTGCTGCGGATCCCAGGGCTTGGATATCGAAATGTGGACAGGGTTTTATCGATACGTCGCTACCACCGGCTGACAAGTGATGACCTGCGTAAACTGCATGTCCGCTGGAAAGACGCTGAGCAATACGTCGTCGCCGAGGATCATCTGCCGCTGGAAGTCTCCGTCTCCGAGACCGGTGACACACTCACGCCCCTTGCACAAAACGCTCCATCTTCCGCGCGTCAGATGACTTTGTTTGAAGATGTGGCGCGTTCCGCCATGTGGGGTTCGTTATGA
- the deoC gene encoding deoxyribose-phosphate aldolase, giving the protein MMESTYTPEGFYEHAISSPRALAATLDHTLLKADATRAQVLQICEEAAQYRFACAMVNPFWVSTAAAALAGTGVPVGVVIGFPLGASLAESKVDEAKRVIALGAHDVDMVLNIGALKGGEYDTVASDIRGVVDAAHERGAIVKVILETALLNFEEKLRASEIAVNAGADFIKTSTGFSTGGATVDDIAQMRSVAGLRSGVKASGGIRSLADAKAMLKAGANRIGASASVRIVQELTGTAKGDSGGSGY; this is encoded by the coding sequence ATGATGGAATCGACGTACACCCCTGAAGGCTTTTACGAACACGCAATCAGCAGCCCACGCGCTCTTGCCGCCACGCTGGACCATACCCTGCTGAAGGCCGATGCGACACGCGCACAAGTGTTGCAGATTTGCGAGGAAGCGGCACAGTATCGCTTTGCATGCGCCATGGTGAATCCGTTCTGGGTGTCCACGGCAGCCGCGGCATTAGCTGGCACAGGCGTCCCAGTGGGTGTTGTCATCGGATTTCCGCTCGGCGCATCCCTTGCCGAATCGAAGGTTGACGAGGCCAAGCGTGTCATCGCGCTCGGCGCTCATGACGTAGACATGGTGCTCAATATCGGAGCTCTCAAGGGTGGCGAATATGACACGGTCGCCAGTGACATTCGTGGCGTAGTCGATGCGGCGCATGAGCGCGGCGCCATTGTGAAGGTCATTCTGGAGACAGCCCTTCTAAATTTCGAAGAGAAGTTGCGTGCCAGCGAAATTGCCGTAAACGCTGGCGCAGATTTCATCAAAACCAGCACTGGCTTCTCCACTGGGGGCGCCACGGTAGATGACATTGCTCAGATGCGCAGTGTTGCAGGGCTGCGCTCCGGCGTGAAGGCATCGGGAGGCATCCGCTCCTTGGCCGACGCGAAGGCGATGCTGAAGGCAGGCGCAAATCGCATTGGCGCAAGTGCCAGCGTGCGCATTGTTCAGGAGCTGACCGGAACGGCCAAGGGTGACTCCGGCGGTTCCGGCTATTAA